The genomic DNA GCATCAGTCAATGAGGAAGTAGTTCATGGCATTCCAGGTTTAAGAAAACTAAAAGATGGGGATATTATTAGTATTGACATCGGCGCGGAATTAAATGGCTATCATGGTGATGCAGCCCAAACTTTGCCTGTAGGACAAATCACCGCCGAGTTAGAGAACCTATTGAAAGTAACTAAAGAATCATTAAATAGAGGAATTGCTCAAGCGATTAATGGGAACAGACTAAGTGATATTTCCCACGCCGTTCAAAGCTACGTAGAAGAAAACGGATATTCAGTTGTACGGGACTACGTTGGACATGGAATTGGTCGTGAGATGCACGAAGATCCACAAGTACCGAACTTTGGTATGCCTGGAAGAGGACCACGTTTAAGGCCGGGAATGGCTTTAGCTATAGAACCAATGGTTAATATGGGTACTTATCAGGTGAAAACTCTTAGTAACGATTGGACAGTTGTGACAGTTGATCATAAACCTTCTGCCCATTTCGAAAAATCAATCGCTATCAATTATGAGGGTGAGCCTGAAATATTAACTAAGCTTTAGCTCCTGTTTGGCTAACGGAGGTAAGGCATGGCAAAATGCAGACTCGGGCAATAGTTTTATTCTATGAAAGGCCGCGAAGGAGGTTAATCGTGTGTCCAAACAGGATGTAATAGAGGTTGAAGGAAAAGTTATTGAGCCCCTACCAAATGCCATGTTTAAAGTAGAACTAGAAAACGGGCATAAAGTTTTGGCTCATGTATCAGGAAAAATCAGAATGAACTTTATTAGAATTCTTCCTGGGGATCGGGTTACAATTGAATTATCACCTTATGATCTAAACCGGGGAAGAATTGTTTACCGTTTTAAATAAATTAGAGCAAGGGATTTAGCTTGCAAAAGGAGGGTTTTAAATGAAAGTCAAACCATCGGTGAAACCCATCTGTGAAAAGTGTAAAGTTATTAAAAGAAAAGGCCGTGTTATGGTTATTTGCGAAAACCCCAAGCACAAACAAAAACAGGGATAATATAATAGACGCTTAAGCTACGAATTGTAATGATGAAGCATACCTAACCCTCGGGTATAGCTTGAGATGAAAAAAATAAAGAATATTTTGCGCTATGAATAATGGAGGTGTAGCCTAATGGCACGTATTTCCGGTGTAGATTTACCCCGGGATAAGCGGGTTGAAATAGGTTTGACCTATATATATGGTATTGGCAGACCTACCGCTAATAAGATCTTAGCCAGTACGGGAATTAATCCTGATACTAGAGTAAGAGACTTAACCGAAGATGAAGTTTCAAAACTACGTGAGTATATTGACCAAAATCATACCGTTGAAGGTGACTTGCGACGGGAAGTTTCATTAAATATTAAACGCCTGATTGAAATTGGTTCCTACAGAGGGTTGCGACACCGCCGGGGTTTACCGGTTAGGGGACAACGTACTAAAACTAATGCACGGACAAGAAAAGGTCCAAAACGCACTGTAGGCGTGAAACGTAGTAAATAATTAACTATCCAATGAAAGGGGGACAATTAGGTGGCAAAAAGACAGACCCGTACTAGAAGAAGAGACCGAAAAAATATTGAAAATGGGATTGCCCATATTAAATCCACTTTTAATAATACGATTGTTACAATTACTGATAAAGTCGGCAACGCTATTTCTTGGGCAAGTGCCGGTGAAATGGGCTTCAAAGGTTCTAGAAAAAGTACACCTTTTGCAGCCCAAATGGCAGCTGAGCAAGCAGCTAAAGCTGCAATGGAACATGGTTTAAAAGAAGTCGAATGTTACGTTAAGGGACCTGGCTCAGGCAGGGAAGCTGCGATTAGATCATTACAGGCAGCAGGTTTAGAGGTTAGCGTTATTAAAGACGTTACTCCTATCCCGCATAATGGCTGCAGGCCGCCAAAACGCAGAAGAGTATAGGAGGTGTATAAGGTTTGGCAAGGTATAAAGAAGCAGTATGCCGCTTGTGTCGTCGTGAAGGCATGAAGTTATATCTAAAAGGAGATCGTTGCTATTCCGATAAGTGTGCAGTGGATAGAAGAAATTATGCTCCCGGACAACACGGTCAAAATAGGAAAAAAGTATCAGAGTATGGACTACAGTTAAGGGAAAAGCAAAAAGCACGTCGTGTTTATGGCGTACTGGAAAAGCAGTTTGAAAATTATTTTGCTAAAGCTGACCGTCAAAAAGGCGTAACAGGTGAAAATCTCTTGCGTTTGTTAGAAAGACGTTTAGACAATGTGGTTTACCGTTTAGGTTTTGCTGGTTCTAGACCTG from Bacillota bacterium LX-D includes the following:
- the map gene encoding type I methionyl aminopeptidase, which codes for MITLKSEREIQYMKDAGEIVANAHREAAKAVKPGVTTGEIDKAVEDYIEGQGARSSFKGYHGFPASICASVNEEVVHGIPGLRKLKDGDIISIDIGAELNGYHGDAAQTLPVGQITAELENLLKVTKESLNRGIAQAINGNRLSDISHAVQSYVEENGYSVVRDYVGHGIGREMHEDPQVPNFGMPGRGPRLRPGMALAIEPMVNMGTYQVKTLSNDWTVVTVDHKPSAHFEKSIAINYEGEPEILTKL
- the infA gene encoding translation initiation factor IF-1; the encoded protein is MSKQDVIEVEGKVIEPLPNAMFKVELENGHKVLAHVSGKIRMNFIRILPGDRVTIELSPYDLNRGRIVYRFK
- the rpmJ gene encoding 50S ribosomal protein L36 codes for the protein MKVKPSVKPICEKCKVIKRKGRVMVICENPKHKQKQG
- the rpsM gene encoding 30S ribosomal protein S13 — its product is MARISGVDLPRDKRVEIGLTYIYGIGRPTANKILASTGINPDTRVRDLTEDEVSKLREYIDQNHTVEGDLRREVSLNIKRLIEIGSYRGLRHRRGLPVRGQRTKTNARTRKGPKRTVGVKRSK
- the rpsK gene encoding 30S ribosomal protein S11, which codes for MAKRQTRTRRRDRKNIENGIAHIKSTFNNTIVTITDKVGNAISWASAGEMGFKGSRKSTPFAAQMAAEQAAKAAMEHGLKEVECYVKGPGSGREAAIRSLQAAGLEVSVIKDVTPIPHNGCRPPKRRRV
- the rpsD gene encoding 30S ribosomal protein S4 is translated as MARYKEAVCRLCRREGMKLYLKGDRCYSDKCAVDRRNYAPGQHGQNRKKVSEYGLQLREKQKARRVYGVLEKQFENYFAKADRQKGVTGENLLRLLERRLDNVVYRLGFAGSRPEARQLVRHGHFTINGRKVNIPSLQVRVGDEIAVREKSVGSEKFKELAELAAQKTVPNWLELNAPALRARVIALPSREDIDIPVEEHLIVELYSR